Proteins from a single region of Stigmatella erecta:
- a CDS encoding L-erythro-3,5-diaminohexanoate dehydrogenase, which produces MGIDLYGLSRVVGEQGVLPQRARRLDASLPCREAELLIEVESLNIDAASFKQIKEEVGGSPERIAQRIQDIVRERGKMQNPVTGSGGMLIGRVKELGAQHPARGTLKVGDRIATLVSLTLTPLVIEEILAVHPEIDRVDIRGHALLFASGIYARLPEDMPDTLALAALDVCGAPALVARHVRPGMTVAVLGAGKSGALCLAQARRGLQGKGQLLALDISEKALAALSGIGLCDEALKVDATQGVDVMAAVHRATGGTLCDLVVNCASVGNTEMASILSVKDGGTVIFFSMATSFTSAALGAEGVGKDVTMLVGNGYVPGHADLTLELLRAEPALRKLFETRYV; this is translated from the coding sequence ATGGGCATCGACCTGTATGGGCTGTCCCGCGTCGTGGGGGAGCAGGGCGTGCTGCCCCAGCGGGCGCGCCGGTTGGATGCGTCCCTGCCGTGCCGCGAGGCCGAGCTGCTCATCGAGGTGGAGAGCCTCAACATCGACGCCGCCTCCTTCAAGCAGATCAAGGAAGAGGTGGGGGGCAGCCCCGAGCGCATCGCCCAGCGCATCCAGGACATCGTCCGGGAGCGCGGCAAGATGCAGAACCCCGTCACCGGCTCGGGCGGCATGCTCATCGGCCGCGTGAAGGAGCTGGGGGCCCAGCACCCGGCGCGGGGGACGCTGAAGGTGGGCGACCGCATCGCCACGCTGGTGAGCCTCACCCTCACGCCGCTCGTCATCGAGGAGATCCTCGCCGTGCATCCGGAGATTGACCGGGTGGACATCCGGGGCCATGCCCTGCTGTTCGCCTCGGGCATCTACGCGCGGCTGCCGGAGGACATGCCGGACACGCTGGCCCTGGCGGCGCTGGACGTGTGCGGCGCGCCCGCGCTGGTGGCCCGCCACGTCCGGCCGGGCATGACGGTGGCCGTGCTGGGCGCGGGCAAGAGCGGGGCACTGTGTCTGGCTCAGGCGCGGCGAGGGCTCCAGGGCAAGGGCCAGCTGCTCGCGCTCGACATCTCCGAGAAGGCTCTGGCGGCGCTGTCCGGCATCGGCCTGTGTGACGAGGCGCTCAAGGTGGATGCCACCCAGGGCGTGGACGTGATGGCGGCGGTGCACCGGGCCACGGGCGGCACGCTGTGCGATCTCGTCGTCAACTGCGCCTCGGTGGGCAACACGGAGATGGCGTCCATCCTGTCCGTGAAGGACGGGGGCACCGTCATCTTCTTCTCCATGGCCACCAGCTTCACCTCCGCCGCCCTGGGCGCCGAGGGGGTGGGCAAGGACGTCACCATGCTGGTGGGCAACGGCTACGTGCCCGGCCACGCGGACTTGACGCTGGAGCTGCTCCGCGCCGAGCCCGCGCTGCGCAAGCTGTTCGAGACGCGCTACGTCTGA
- a CDS encoding ankyrin repeat domain-containing protein, giving the protein MMRKVRMLLGAVALVMAVGMALMTGYLLLWERPSPGRVLAVSDAERYLLAAAREGDSELVAGLVKAGTPVEVQDKRGFSPLILAAYHGHLDTVKVLLASGANACAGDSRGNTALMGAAFKGHADIVTLLLQQPCAVDQSNGLGQTALMFASLFGRKEVADALRQHGASGNRKDASGRSAQDWAATQTVEPPIPSAEPAAAAPGNQT; this is encoded by the coding sequence ATGATGCGCAAGGTGAGGATGCTCCTCGGCGCGGTGGCGCTGGTGATGGCCGTGGGCATGGCGTTGATGACGGGCTACCTGCTGCTCTGGGAGCGGCCCTCGCCGGGACGCGTGCTCGCCGTGAGCGATGCGGAGCGCTACCTGCTCGCCGCCGCCCGGGAAGGCGACTCGGAGCTCGTGGCGGGGCTCGTGAAGGCCGGCACGCCGGTGGAAGTGCAGGACAAGCGGGGCTTCTCGCCGCTCATCCTCGCGGCGTACCACGGCCACCTGGACACGGTGAAGGTGCTGCTGGCCTCGGGGGCGAACGCCTGCGCGGGGGACTCGCGCGGGAACACGGCGCTGATGGGCGCGGCCTTCAAGGGGCACGCGGACATCGTCACCCTGCTCCTCCAGCAGCCCTGCGCGGTGGACCAGTCCAATGGGCTGGGCCAGACGGCGCTGATGTTCGCCAGCCTCTTCGGCCGCAAGGAGGTGGCCGACGCGCTCCGCCAGCACGGCGCCTCGGGTAACCGGAAGGATGCCAGCGGGCGCTCCGCCCAGGACTGGGCGGCCACGCAGACCGTCGAGCCGCCCATCCCCTCGGCGGAGCCGGCGGCGGCGGCCCCGGGCAATCAGACGTAG
- a CDS encoding catalase, giving the protein MKFAFSFIPALLLGGAVLANPPPLTTDSGAPVGTNQSSKTAGPRGGILLEDFHLIEKLARFDRERIPERVVHARGVGAYGTFESAGDFSQLTRASLFSAKGKKTPMFVRFSTVIHPQGSPETLRDPRGFALKFYTDEGNWDLVGNNLPVFFIRDAIKFPDMVHSLKPSPITNRQEPSRFFDFFSHQPESTHMLTQLYSDLGIPASYRQMNGHGVHAFKFVNAKGEVRYVKFNWKTLQGVKSLTAEEAARTQAQDFQHATQDLYTTIGKGQHPAWELSAQVLDPKNLDAFPFDPLDATKVWPEDQMPSVVLGKFTLTRTPDNFFEETEQAAFSPGVMPPGIEPSEDRLLQGRLFSYADTQRYRVGANYQSLPVNKARAAVNNNSQAGSMNSGNTKSDVNYEPSVTKETEDKPAYLFSQLPLSGTSQQAAITKTDNFSQAGAFYAKLSAAEKERLVKNLAGDLNQVSSPVVKARMVGFFFSANPEYGTRLAKAVGVSLDEAKATIAPLAAR; this is encoded by the coding sequence ATGAAGTTCGCATTCTCGTTCATCCCGGCGCTGCTTCTGGGCGGCGCGGTCCTGGCGAACCCGCCGCCGCTGACCACCGACTCGGGCGCGCCGGTGGGCACCAACCAGAGCTCGAAGACGGCGGGCCCCCGGGGCGGCATCCTCCTGGAGGACTTCCACCTCATCGAGAAGCTCGCGCGCTTTGACCGCGAGCGCATCCCCGAGCGCGTCGTGCACGCCCGCGGGGTGGGCGCCTACGGCACCTTCGAGAGCGCCGGGGACTTCTCGCAGCTCACGCGCGCCTCGCTCTTCTCCGCCAAGGGGAAGAAGACGCCCATGTTCGTGCGCTTCTCCACGGTCATCCACCCGCAGGGCTCGCCGGAGACGCTGAGGGATCCGCGCGGCTTCGCGCTCAAGTTCTACACGGACGAGGGCAACTGGGACCTGGTGGGCAACAACCTGCCGGTCTTCTTCATCCGGGACGCCATCAAGTTCCCGGACATGGTGCACTCGCTGAAGCCCTCGCCCATCACCAACCGGCAGGAGCCCAGCCGCTTCTTCGACTTCTTCTCGCACCAGCCCGAGTCCACGCACATGCTGACCCAGCTCTACTCGGACCTGGGCATCCCGGCGAGCTACCGGCAGATGAACGGCCACGGCGTGCACGCCTTCAAGTTCGTCAACGCCAAGGGCGAGGTGCGCTACGTCAAGTTCAACTGGAAGACGCTCCAGGGCGTGAAGTCGCTCACGGCCGAGGAGGCCGCGCGCACCCAGGCCCAGGACTTCCAGCACGCCACGCAGGACCTCTACACCACCATCGGCAAGGGGCAGCACCCCGCCTGGGAGCTGAGCGCGCAGGTGCTGGATCCGAAGAACCTCGATGCCTTCCCGTTCGATCCGCTGGATGCGACGAAGGTGTGGCCCGAGGACCAGATGCCCTCCGTGGTGCTCGGCAAGTTCACGCTGACCCGGACGCCGGACAACTTCTTCGAGGAGACCGAGCAGGCCGCTTTTTCCCCCGGGGTGATGCCGCCGGGCATCGAGCCCTCCGAGGACCGCCTGCTCCAGGGCCGCCTGTTCTCCTACGCGGACACCCAGCGCTACCGCGTGGGCGCCAACTACCAGTCCCTGCCCGTCAACAAGGCGCGCGCGGCGGTGAACAACAACAGCCAGGCGGGCAGCATGAACTCCGGCAACACGAAGTCGGACGTCAACTATGAGCCCAGCGTCACGAAGGAGACCGAGGACAAGCCCGCGTACCTGTTCTCGCAGCTTCCGCTGAGCGGGACGAGCCAGCAGGCGGCCATCACCAAGACGGACAACTTCTCCCAGGCGGGGGCCTTCTACGCGAAGCTGTCCGCCGCCGAGAAGGAGCGCCTGGTGAAGAACCTCGCCGGGGACCTCAACCAGGTCAGCAGCCCGGTGGTGAAGGCGCGCATGGTGGGCTTCTTCTTCAGCGCCAACCCCGAGTACGGCACGCGTCTGGCCAAGGCCGTGGGCGTCTCCCTGGACGAGGCCAAGGCCACCATCGCCCCGCTGGCGGCCCGGTAG
- a CDS encoding alpha/beta hydrolase: protein MKGVLETREVQSPALESNPLGDPARRRLTVYLPPGYGDGDQRYPSVYFLHAFSNSGSSWTNTAPFTPSVPERLDALITSGQVPPVIGVFPDGWTSLGGSQWINSDAIGRYRDYLVKDVLGFVDRTYRTLPKAASRAVLGHSSGGYGALVMGRYHPELFSHLGSHSGDCYFEYCYMPDLPKAAGALLKMGGLEAWHQDFKKRSRETKPRGEDFAVINVLAMAAAYSPKKGEPLNLELPFDPQTARLKLEVWNRWLVHDPVRFVPKFLDAFRKVKSVFLDCGTRDEFNLRWGTRILAEEFKASGVELRHEEFEDAHSGVSYRFENSLGFLIPRMARE from the coding sequence ATGAAGGGAGTGCTTGAGACGCGCGAGGTGCAGTCGCCCGCACTGGAGTCGAACCCCCTGGGGGACCCCGCCCGCCGCCGGCTGACGGTGTACCTGCCCCCGGGCTATGGCGACGGAGATCAGCGCTACCCCAGCGTCTACTTCCTGCACGCCTTCTCCAACAGCGGCAGCTCGTGGACGAACACCGCTCCGTTCACCCCCAGCGTGCCGGAGCGGCTGGATGCGCTCATCACCTCCGGGCAGGTGCCCCCCGTCATCGGCGTGTTCCCGGATGGGTGGACCTCGCTCGGCGGCAGCCAGTGGATCAACAGCGACGCCATCGGGCGCTACCGCGACTACCTGGTGAAGGACGTGCTGGGCTTCGTGGACCGCACCTACCGCACGCTGCCCAAGGCGGCCTCGCGGGCGGTGCTGGGGCACAGCTCGGGCGGCTACGGCGCGCTGGTGATGGGCCGCTACCACCCGGAGCTGTTCTCGCACCTGGGCAGCCACTCCGGCGACTGCTACTTCGAGTACTGCTACATGCCGGACCTGCCCAAGGCGGCCGGGGCGCTGCTCAAGATGGGCGGGCTGGAGGCCTGGCACCAGGACTTCAAGAAGCGCTCCCGCGAGACGAAGCCGCGCGGCGAGGACTTCGCGGTCATCAACGTGCTGGCGATGGCGGCGGCGTACTCGCCGAAGAAGGGCGAGCCGCTCAACCTGGAGCTGCCGTTCGATCCGCAGACGGCCCGCCTGAAGCTGGAGGTGTGGAACCGCTGGCTGGTGCACGATCCGGTGCGCTTCGTGCCCAAGTTCCTGGACGCGTTCCGCAAGGTGAAGTCCGTGTTCCTCGACTGCGGCACGCGGGATGAGTTCAACCTGCGCTGGGGCACGCGCATCCTGGCCGAGGAGTTCAAGGCCAGCGGCGTGGAGCTGCGGCACGAGGAGTTCGAGGACGCCCACTCGGGCGTGTCCTACCGCTTCGAGAACTCGCTGGGCTTCCTCATTCCACGCATGGCGCGGGAGTAA